The following are encoded in a window of Urocitellus parryii isolate mUroPar1 chromosome 7, mUroPar1.hap1, whole genome shotgun sequence genomic DNA:
- the LOC144255909 gene encoding sulfotransferase 1C2-like, whose translation MALTSNLKKQSQLKEVAGIPLQSTTVDNWSQIQNFEVKPDDLLICTYPKAGTTWIQEIVDMIEQDADVEKCQRAIIQHRHPFIEWAQPPQPSGVEKANAMPAPWILRTHLPTQLLPPSFLENNCKFLYVARNTKDCMVSYYNFQRMNQVLPDPVTWEEYFETFIDGKVGWGSWFEHVKGWWQKKDRYQVLFLFHEDIKKDPKHEIQKVAQFMGKNLDETMLDKIVQETSFEKMKENPMTNHSTVPKSILDQSISPFMRKGTVGDWKNHFTVAQNEKFDEIYREKMKGVTINFCMEL comes from the exons ATGGCTCTGACCTCGAATTTGAAGAAACAATCACAACTGAAAGAGGTAGCAGGGATCCCCCTGCAGAGTACCACTGTAGACAACTGGAGCCAGATCCAGAACTTTGAGGTGAAGCCGGATGATCTTCTCATCTGTACTTACCCTAAAGCAG GGACAACGTGGATTCAGGAAATTGTGGACATGATTGAACAAGATGCAGATGTGGAGAAGTGCCAGCGAGCCATCATCCAACACCGCCACCCTTTCATTGAGtgggctcagcctccccagccctc aggtGTGGAAAAAGCCAATGCGATGCCTGCTCCATGGATACTAAGGACTCACCTTCCTACTCAGTTATTGCCACCATCGTTCTTGGAAAACAACTGCAAG TTCCTTTATGTAGCTCGAAATACCAAAGACTGTATGGTTTCCTACTACAATTTCCAAAGGATGAATCAAGTGCTACCTGACCCTGTAACCTGGGAAGAGTATTTTGAAACTTTCATTGAtggaaaag TGGGTTGGGGCTCCTGGTTTGAGCATGTGAAAGGATGGTGGCAGAAGAAAGACAGATATCAggttctcttcctcttccatgaGGACATAAAGAAG GACCCAAAACATGAAATTCAGAAAGTGGCACAGTTCATGGGAAAGAACTTGGATGAAACCATGCTGGATAAAATTGTCCAAGAGACATCATTTGAGAAAATGAAGGAGAATCCCATGACAAATCATTCTACAGTTCCCAAATCTATCCTGGACCAGTCCATTTCCCCCTTCATGAGAAAAG GAACTGTGGGGGATTGGAAAAACCATTTCACTGTGGCCCAGAATGAAAAGTTTGATGAAATATATAGGGAGAAGATGAAAGGAGTCACTATAAACTTCTGCATGGAACTCTGA